The following are from one region of the Silene latifolia isolate original U9 population chromosome 9, ASM4854445v1, whole genome shotgun sequence genome:
- the LOC141602240 gene encoding uncharacterized protein LOC141602240, producing the protein MVSKLGLVTTKHPHPYALHWLDDGSSVKVTKQARVGLVMGSYVDEVLCDVIPMDACHILLGRPWQYDRDVLHRGRSNEYELKDKGKRIVLKPMSPQAVRALGSKPKAKAHAAMLIGEQAVERAIDHGEQEHNPIDDLLEEFGDVFPDELPAGLPPL; encoded by the exons ATGGTGTCAAAATTGGGTCTTGTGACTACTAAACATCCACACCCATATGCATTACATTGGCTAGATGATGGTAGTAGCGTTAAGGTGACAAAACAGGCCCGGGTTGGTTTGGTTATGGGTTCCTATGTCGATGAGGTGTTGTGTGACGTTATtcccatggatgcttgtcatatttTGTTGGGACGACCATGGCAATATGACCGGGATGTATTGCATAGAGGGAGGAGTAATGAGTATGAGTTGAAAGACAAAGGGAAACGAATTGTGCTTAAACCAATGTCACCACAAGCTGTCCGTGCTTTGGGTTCAAAACCGAAAGCAAAAGCCCATGCTGCTATGTTGATTGGAGAACAGGCTGTGGAGCGTGCCATTGATCATGGAGagcaa gaacataACCCAATTGACGATTTGCTTGAGGAGTTTGGGGATGTGTTTCCCGATGAATTACCCGCTGGTTTGCCTCCTCTTTGA